From Xylocopilactobacillus apis, a single genomic window includes:
- a CDS encoding ABC transporter permease, whose amino-acid sequence MSNIFDLLLSAASQGLLWSLMAIGVYLTFRILDIADMTAEGSFPLGGGIAAICIVKGINPILATIIAFLGGMIAGLVTGVLNTKLKIPSLLAGIITMTGLYSITSRVMGNAANVSLLGKNTVFTIAQNWGLSRNNAVIVIGLIISLLVIALLVLFFRTEIGLAMRATGDNPDMSAANGIKTENMKILGYMISNACIALSGALLAQNNGFADLNSGVGTIVIGLASIIIAEVLLRNKKIGIRLLTLVLGAIIYRFILALVFEMNVQPSDAKLASALVLVVCLSLPNLRLHRNKGGKNNAPSLKD is encoded by the coding sequence ATGTCTAATATTTTTGATTTATTACTATCGGCGGCCTCGCAAGGGCTGCTTTGGTCCTTAATGGCAATTGGAGTCTATTTAACATTTAGGATCTTAGATATCGCTGATATGACAGCTGAGGGCAGTTTCCCTCTCGGCGGCGGCATTGCTGCAATCTGCATTGTCAAAGGAATTAATCCAATTCTAGCCACTATCATCGCTTTTCTAGGAGGAATGATTGCCGGGTTAGTAACGGGGGTTTTAAATACTAAGCTTAAAATTCCTTCTCTTTTAGCAGGAATTATCACGATGACTGGACTCTATTCAATTACTTCTCGGGTCATGGGTAATGCTGCTAACGTATCACTTCTTGGCAAAAATACGGTATTCACGATTGCCCAAAATTGGGGGCTGTCGCGCAATAATGCAGTAATCGTTATCGGCCTAATCATTTCTTTATTAGTCATTGCTCTATTAGTTTTATTCTTTCGAACTGAAATTGGACTTGCGATGCGAGCTACTGGTGATAATCCAGATATGAGTGCCGCAAATGGAATTAAAACTGAAAACATGAAAATTCTCGGATATATGATTTCCAATGCTTGTATTGCTCTTTCTGGAGCTTTGTTGGCGCAAAACAATGGCTTTGCTGATTTAAATTCAGGGGTTGGAACAATCGTAATTGGTCTTGCTTCAATCATTATTGCCGAAGTTCTTCTCCGCAACAAAAAAATTGGAATTCGGCTTTTAACATTAGTACTTGGTGCAATTATTTATCGTTTCATTCTTGCACTAGTATTTGAAATGAATGTCCAGCCATCAGATGCAAAACTAGCGTCCGCATTAGTTCTAGTCGTTTGTTTGTCATTACCTAATTTACGACTTCACCGCAATAAAGGAGGAAAAAACAATGCCCCAAGTCTTAAAGATTAG
- the truA gene encoding tRNA pseudouridine(38-40) synthase TruA yields MVQRYKAILKYDGTKFSGFQLQAPRLRTVQGVIEKALVKMSKGERIVVFGASRTDAGVHALGQVIHFDYPVNLDPQKMKFALNSLMPLDVEFIDVQKVDEEFHARFSAHEKTYMYRVDRGRFVDPFKRFYTTHYPYPMDLSRVKTALKDVVGTHDFTSFAASGGQATNKVRTITQAEVEENVKDNEITFYFTGDAFLYNQVRIMLGVLLEIGSQKREIHDFLRLYEVKDRKEARWTAPASGLYLKEVHYV; encoded by the coding sequence ATGGTACAAAGATATAAAGCAATTTTAAAATATGACGGCACCAAATTTTCGGGATTTCAGCTCCAAGCGCCAAGGTTGAGAACCGTTCAGGGAGTGATTGAAAAAGCTCTTGTAAAAATGAGCAAAGGAGAACGGATTGTTGTATTTGGAGCAAGTCGTACTGATGCTGGAGTTCATGCTTTAGGACAAGTTATTCATTTTGACTATCCCGTAAACCTTGACCCTCAGAAAATGAAGTTTGCCCTTAACAGTTTGATGCCGCTTGATGTGGAATTTATTGACGTTCAAAAGGTTGATGAAGAATTTCATGCCCGATTTTCAGCGCATGAAAAGACTTACATGTATCGGGTTGACCGAGGGCGTTTCGTCGATCCTTTTAAAAGATTTTATACGACGCACTACCCTTATCCGATGGACTTATCGCGAGTTAAAACAGCGTTAAAAGATGTTGTGGGTACGCATGATTTTACTAGTTTTGCCGCTAGCGGTGGGCAGGCGACAAATAAAGTTCGCACGATCACACAGGCTGAAGTTGAAGAAAACGTTAAGGATAATGAAATCACTTTTTATTTTACGGGAGATGCCTTTTTATATAACCAAGTTCGGATTATGTTGGGAGTGTTATTAGAAATTGGCAGTCAAAAACGTGAGATTCATGATTTCTTGCGTTTGTATGAGGTAAAAGACCGTAAAGAAGCGCGCTGGACTGCTCCTGCAAGTGGGCTTTATTTAAAGGAGGTTCACTATGTCTGA
- a CDS encoding SAM-dependent methyltransferase, with product MVFDKNIYRKILSHAFDIPVSVSYWDKTTENYGEGTPEVKIKFNEEIPVTDFMHEPTLRLAEAYMNDRLDIEGSIQKLVASAFAAKDSFLTNGRLIKYLPKMSHSEKASEADVQKHYDIGNDFYKKWLDPTMTYSCAYFEHPDDTLEQAQRNKIEHILHKLKPVAGKTLLDIGSGWGAMIIAAAKLYGLKTTGITLSQEQFDYTKERIKKEGLEDQVDVWLMDYREVPKDVDFDYVVSVGMFEHVGKENLGLYFQKIKDLLVPDGVALIHGITGQHEGLGVDPFLVKYIFPGGYIPNVSENLTHIMDAKLQIADLEPLRRHYQKTLEIWTENYHKVFDETSEKYGRDFARMWDMYLQASAGSFEAGNIDVMQFLLSNGRSAQTLPMTRSYIYEKEN from the coding sequence ATGGTTTTTGATAAAAATATCTATCGGAAAATTTTAAGTCATGCATTTGACATCCCAGTTAGTGTTAGTTATTGGGACAAAACAACGGAAAATTATGGTGAGGGAACTCCTGAAGTTAAGATTAAGTTTAATGAGGAAATTCCCGTTACTGATTTTATGCATGAACCAACGTTGCGGCTCGCTGAAGCATATATGAATGATCGTTTGGATATTGAAGGAAGTATTCAAAAGTTAGTTGCTTCAGCTTTTGCAGCTAAAGATAGCTTTTTGACAAACGGAAGGTTAATTAAATATCTGCCCAAAATGTCTCATTCTGAAAAAGCGAGTGAGGCGGATGTTCAGAAACACTATGACATTGGCAATGACTTTTATAAGAAGTGGCTTGATCCGACAATGACGTATTCTTGTGCTTACTTTGAACACCCGGATGACACTTTAGAACAAGCTCAACGAAATAAGATTGAACATATTCTGCATAAATTAAAACCAGTTGCGGGGAAAACCCTTTTAGACATTGGATCTGGCTGGGGAGCGATGATTATCGCAGCAGCAAAGCTCTATGGTTTAAAAACAACTGGGATTACTTTGAGCCAAGAACAATTTGATTACACGAAAGAACGGATCAAAAAAGAAGGCTTAGAAGATCAAGTTGATGTTTGGCTGATGGATTATCGCGAAGTACCAAAAGATGTGGATTTCGATTACGTTGTCAGTGTTGGGATGTTTGAACATGTTGGAAAAGAAAATTTAGGTCTTTATTTCCAAAAAATTAAAGACCTCTTGGTTCCAGATGGAGTGGCTTTAATTCATGGAATTACTGGTCAGCATGAAGGATTGGGCGTTGATCCATTCTTAGTTAAATATATTTTCCCAGGCGGTTATATTCCAAATGTGTCAGAGAATCTAACGCATATTATGGATGCCAAGCTTCAGATAGCTGATTTGGAGCCATTAAGACGCCATTATCAGAAAACCTTGGAGATTTGGACAGAAAATTATCACAAGGTTTTTGACGAAACGAGCGAAAAGTATGGACGTGACTTTGCCCGGATGTGGGATATGTACTTACAGGCTTCAGCAGGTTCTTTTGAAGCAGGGAATATCGATGTAATGCAATTCCTATTGAGCAATGGTCGCAGCGCTCAAACCCTTCCAATGACTAGATCTTATATTTATGAAAAAGAAAACTAA
- a CDS encoding energy-coupling factor transporter ATPase, producing MDISFKNVNYFYNYNSPTETKALNDINLEIPSGSFVSIIGQTGSGKSTLIQHINGLLIPSSGEIRVAGYTINNQTKRKKLAQLRSKVGMVFQFPENQVYESTVIKDIAVAPINFGVDKDSAYEQAKEMLKVVGLSDEVAQRSPFSLSGGQMRRVAIAGILAMHPKILVLDEPTAGLDPHTHEEMMDLFFSLHHEWHLTTIMVSHQMDDVAKYSDQVILMEQGSIIKKGSPREVFTENIPVGVPATIEFCDRLQEKGINLAPAPLTTEELVRELKETLLGT from the coding sequence ATGGACATTAGCTTCAAAAATGTAAATTATTTTTACAATTATAATTCTCCAACTGAGACTAAAGCTTTAAATGATATTAATTTAGAAATTCCTTCCGGCAGTTTTGTTTCGATAATTGGTCAGACAGGTAGTGGAAAATCTACTCTAATTCAACACATAAATGGTCTTTTGATCCCCAGTTCGGGTGAAATTCGAGTTGCTGGTTATACAATCAATAATCAAACAAAACGAAAAAAGTTAGCTCAGTTGCGAAGTAAAGTCGGAATGGTTTTTCAGTTTCCTGAAAATCAAGTTTACGAATCAACGGTTATTAAAGACATTGCAGTTGCTCCTATTAATTTCGGTGTCGATAAAGATTCTGCCTATGAACAAGCAAAAGAAATGTTAAAAGTTGTTGGTTTAAGCGATGAAGTTGCACAGAGATCACCTTTTTCGCTTTCAGGGGGTCAGATGAGGCGAGTAGCTATTGCGGGAATTTTGGCAATGCATCCCAAGATTTTAGTATTAGATGAACCAACTGCAGGACTAGATCCTCATACGCATGAAGAAATGATGGATCTGTTTTTTAGCTTACATCATGAATGGCATTTGACTACGATTATGGTTAGTCACCAAATGGATGATGTGGCAAAGTATAGCGATCAGGTTATTTTAATGGAGCAGGGTTCAATTATAAAAAAGGGAAGTCCAAGGGAAGTGTTTACTGAAAATATTCCTGTGGGCGTTCCTGCAACGATTGAATTTTGTGATCGTTTACAAGAAAAAGGGATTAATTTAGCACCTGCGCCATTAACGACTGAAGAGTTAGTTCGTGAATTAAAAGAAACATTGTTAGGAACTTGA
- a CDS encoding ABC transporter substrate-binding protein, producing the protein MKAKKLIIGMSLAGALLLGGCSNKSSNSSSTKVKHVGVLQVVQHPSLDKAYTGFKKGLKESGYVEGKNLKIDYQNAQNNQDNLKSMSEKLVNDKSDLILGIATPAAQSVATATPKIPTVVTAVTDLKAAKLVKSDQKPGGNVTGTTDMVPIDKQIDLLLSIVPKAKTIGIMYNAGESNSKIQADLAVKALKKAGVKVLIKTANTTNDVQQVTETLANSTDGIYVPTDNTFSSAAALSGKIVKEKKIPLVAGSTDHVKLGGLATIGIDYELLGEQTGKMAAKILDGKAKPETMPVQKAKSLKLYVNKDMAKALGIDPNSIKAPK; encoded by the coding sequence ATGAAAGCAAAGAAATTAATTATTGGTATGAGTTTGGCAGGAGCCTTATTACTAGGCGGGTGCAGCAATAAATCAAGTAATAGCTCTTCCACCAAGGTCAAGCATGTTGGAGTTTTACAAGTTGTCCAGCACCCTTCCTTAGATAAAGCCTACACTGGCTTTAAAAAAGGATTAAAAGAGAGCGGATATGTTGAAGGTAAAAACCTTAAAATCGATTATCAAAATGCCCAAAATAATCAAGATAATTTAAAAAGTATGAGTGAAAAACTCGTCAACGATAAATCTGATCTAATTTTAGGTATTGCCACTCCGGCAGCTCAAAGTGTTGCCACTGCAACTCCCAAAATCCCAACAGTTGTAACTGCAGTGACTGACTTAAAAGCAGCAAAATTAGTGAAATCAGATCAAAAACCCGGTGGCAATGTCACTGGAACGACTGATATGGTTCCAATTGATAAACAAATCGATTTACTTTTATCTATCGTACCAAAAGCCAAAACAATCGGTATTATGTATAACGCTGGTGAATCAAATTCTAAAATTCAAGCTGATTTAGCCGTTAAAGCATTGAAAAAAGCAGGAGTTAAAGTTTTAATCAAAACTGCTAATACCACCAATGACGTACAACAGGTCACCGAAACCTTAGCAAATTCAACTGATGGAATCTATGTCCCAACTGATAATACTTTTTCATCAGCCGCAGCACTAAGCGGTAAAATTGTGAAAGAAAAGAAAATCCCATTAGTCGCTGGTTCGACCGATCATGTGAAACTAGGCGGTCTTGCTACAATTGGGATTGACTATGAATTATTAGGTGAACAGACTGGCAAAATGGCTGCAAAAATTTTGGATGGAAAAGCAAAACCAGAAACAATGCCAGTCCAAAAAGCCAAAAGTTTAAAACTATACGTTAACAAAGATATGGCTAAAGCACTTGGAATTGACCCCAATAGTATCAAGGCTCCAAAATAA
- the mgtA gene encoding magnesium-translocating P-type ATPase: protein MKNRKRSISPKQEELKKISAMTSSDVLKQLKSSPNGLLSSSIEELQEKYGLNTVSSQHAKPWYLILLFSFNDPFVYVLLMLAIVSLITGDFDGATVMFLMIALSVGIRFRQEYRSQKASSDLTKLIQNTSAVIRDGVAREIPMDEIVPGDVIELRTGDMIPADAYLFETRDLFINQSSLTGESMPVEKSTAPQEVDEEGTAFDQHNLVFMGTDVLSGYGKAVILKTGRHTFFSGIAQSVTTKKAVGNFEKGMRSVSKFLILMMVALVPIVFLINGLTKNDWGQAFFFAIAIAVGLTPEMLPTVVNSNLAKGALTMAKEDVIVKRLNAIQSLGAINTLFTDKTGTLTEDRVVVMRHVNVFGEDNDHVLQLAYMNSNYQTGWSNLMDAAIIEYVREHPEQEKTLPQGLNKFDEIPFDFSRRRSTVAVRNDDHQWMITKGAFEEMLSISKYVMIGEKKEILTPEIKEQLAKTNRKLNEQGMRVLMIAYRMDLHQDNDYTIDDEKEMTIAGFLGFLDPPKKDAEKAIKLLREHGVKVKILTGDNAIITQHVADDVGIDNLEVVQGQEIDQLDDESLLEVVEHHDLFVKLSPEQKARVIKVMRHYGNTVGFMGDGINDAPALRQADVGISVKNAADITKDVSDIVLLEKSLLVLETGIVEGRKVYANTMKYIKMTISSNFGNALSVLIASIFLPFLPMLSVQLLVQNLIYDTSQMSIPWDNVDRETLMKPTPWRIKGLFKFTVIFGPLSSIFDVLTFVTLWTIFGVGAHAGSLVWQHLFQAGWFVVGLLTQTLVVYVFRTQKVPSIKRHASNTVILATLLAIFAGLIVVLTPLRVAFDFGRLPGTYFIAVVILTLGYLLTVETVKRQYIKHYHEWL from the coding sequence ATGAAAAATCGTAAACGCAGTATTTCACCAAAGCAAGAAGAATTAAAGAAAATTAGTGCAATGACCTCATCGGACGTTTTAAAACAGTTAAAGTCGTCACCTAACGGACTTTTAAGCAGTTCTATTGAAGAGCTGCAGGAAAAATATGGTCTGAACACTGTTTCAAGTCAGCATGCCAAGCCATGGTATTTGATTTTGCTGTTTTCTTTTAATGATCCTTTTGTTTACGTGTTATTAATGTTGGCAATCGTTTCATTAATAACGGGTGATTTCGACGGCGCGACGGTAATGTTTTTGATGATTGCTTTATCAGTCGGGATCCGGTTTCGCCAAGAATATCGTTCTCAAAAAGCGAGCAGTGATTTAACCAAGCTAATCCAAAACACCAGTGCAGTGATTCGAGATGGAGTTGCCAGAGAAATTCCAATGGACGAAATTGTTCCCGGTGATGTGATTGAATTGCGCACAGGGGATATGATTCCAGCAGACGCTTATCTTTTTGAAACTAGGGATCTATTCATCAATCAATCCTCTTTAACCGGTGAATCAATGCCCGTCGAAAAAAGCACTGCACCCCAGGAAGTTGATGAAGAGGGAACAGCATTTGATCAGCATAATTTAGTTTTTATGGGAACTGATGTTCTTTCAGGCTACGGAAAAGCAGTCATTTTAAAAACTGGGCGCCATACTTTCTTTAGCGGAATTGCTCAAAGTGTCACCACTAAAAAGGCAGTTGGTAATTTCGAAAAAGGCATGCGCTCAGTCAGTAAATTTCTGATTTTAATGATGGTGGCGTTGGTACCGATTGTCTTTTTAATTAATGGATTGACGAAAAATGATTGGGGACAGGCGTTCTTCTTTGCAATCGCAATCGCAGTGGGCTTAACCCCAGAAATGCTGCCGACAGTAGTTAATAGTAATTTAGCCAAAGGCGCTCTAACAATGGCAAAAGAAGATGTGATAGTTAAAAGGCTTAATGCCATTCAAAGCCTTGGTGCCATTAACACGCTTTTTACTGATAAGACGGGCACTCTAACAGAAGATCGAGTTGTTGTTATGCGGCACGTGAATGTATTTGGTGAGGATAACGACCATGTTTTGCAGCTTGCGTATATGAATTCAAATTATCAGACCGGCTGGAGCAATTTAATGGATGCAGCCATTATTGAGTATGTTCGTGAGCACCCAGAGCAAGAAAAGACTCTACCACAGGGATTGAATAAGTTTGACGAAATTCCTTTTGATTTTTCACGCCGCCGCTCAACAGTAGCAGTTAGAAATGACGATCATCAATGGATGATTACGAAAGGTGCTTTTGAAGAAATGTTGAGCATCTCTAAGTACGTAATGATTGGCGAGAAAAAAGAGATTTTAACGCCAGAAATTAAAGAACAGCTGGCAAAAACTAACCGCAAGTTAAACGAGCAGGGCATGCGGGTTTTGATGATTGCTTATCGAATGGATCTGCATCAGGATAATGATTATACGATTGATGATGAAAAGGAAATGACGATCGCAGGTTTTCTTGGATTTCTTGACCCGCCCAAAAAAGATGCCGAAAAAGCAATTAAGCTTTTGCGGGAGCACGGGGTTAAAGTCAAAATTTTAACAGGCGATAACGCCATTATTACTCAGCACGTCGCTGATGACGTCGGGATTGATAACTTGGAAGTAGTTCAAGGACAAGAAATTGATCAGCTAGATGATGAATCATTACTGGAAGTAGTCGAGCATCACGATCTTTTTGTTAAGTTAAGTCCTGAACAAAAAGCACGGGTGATTAAAGTAATGCGCCATTATGGCAATACGGTCGGCTTTATGGGCGATGGAATCAATGATGCACCGGCTTTACGCCAGGCAGATGTTGGAATTAGTGTGAAGAATGCTGCTGATATCACTAAAGATGTTTCTGATATAGTCTTACTTGAAAAAAGTTTACTGGTGCTTGAAACTGGAATTGTCGAAGGCCGTAAAGTTTATGCAAATACGATGAAGTATATCAAAATGACAATTTCTTCTAATTTTGGAAACGCCTTGTCAGTTTTGATTGCAAGTATTTTTTTGCCATTTTTGCCAATGTTATCAGTACAGCTATTAGTTCAGAATTTAATCTATGATACTTCTCAAATGTCAATTCCGTGGGACAACGTTGACCGTGAAACTTTAATGAAACCGACACCTTGGCGGATAAAAGGACTATTTAAATTTACGGTTATCTTTGGACCATTGAGTTCAATTTTTGATGTTTTAACGTTTGTTACGCTGTGGACAATTTTTGGCGTTGGAGCACATGCAGGAAGTCTTGTGTGGCAGCATCTTTTTCAAGCCGGATGGTTTGTTGTGGGACTTTTAACGCAGACTTTAGTTGTCTATGTTTTTAGAACGCAAAAAGTACCGAGTATCAAACGGCATGCTTCTAACACAGTAATCCTTGCAACCCTGTTGGCAATATTTGCGGGATTAATTGTAGTATTAACTCCATTAAGAGTGGCTTTTGATTTCGGCCGTCTGCCAGGGACCTACTTCATCGCAGTTGTGATTCTAACGCTTGGATATTTATTAACGGTTGAAACAGTCAAACGGCAATACATTAAGCATTATCACGAATGGCTTTAA
- a CDS encoding ABC transporter substrate-binding protein, with product MKASKLIIGVSLAGALLLGGCSNKSSNSSSTKVKHVGVLQVVQHPSLDKSYTGFKKGLKEEGYTDGKNIKIDYQNAQNSQDNLKSMSEKLVNDKSDLILAIATPAAQSVANATTSIPTVVTAVTDLKAAKLVKSNDKPGANVTGTTDMVPIDKQIDLLLSIVPKAKTIGIMYNAGEANSKIQADLAIKALKKAGVKAKVKTANTTNDVQQVTETLANSTDGIYVPTDNTFASASAIVGKVVKEKKIPLVAGSDDQVKTGGLATIGIDYESLGEQTGKMAARILKGKEKPADMAVEKANDLKLVVNKEMAKALGIDPASIKEPK from the coding sequence ATGAAAGCAAGTAAATTAATTATTGGAGTTAGTTTGGCAGGAGCCCTATTACTGGGAGGCTGCAGCAATAAATCAAGCAATAGCTCATCTACAAAGGTCAAACATGTTGGAGTTTTACAGGTTGTCCAGCACCCTTCTTTAGATAAATCCTACACTGGTTTCAAAAAAGGTCTTAAAGAGGAAGGATATACTGATGGCAAAAACATTAAAATTGATTATCAAAATGCACAAAACAGTCAAGATAATCTCAAAAGTATGAGTGAAAAACTGGTCAACGATAAATCTGATTTAATTTTGGCAATTGCCACCCCGGCTGCTCAAAGTGTCGCAAATGCAACAACCTCAATTCCAACGGTTGTGACCGCTGTTACGGATTTAAAAGCTGCAAAACTAGTTAAATCTAACGACAAACCGGGCGCCAATGTTACTGGAACTACTGATATGGTGCCAATCGATAAACAAATCGACTTACTTTTATCCATTGTGCCAAAAGCAAAAACCATTGGAATTATGTATAATGCTGGGGAAGCCAATTCCAAGATTCAAGCTGACCTTGCAATTAAAGCTTTGAAAAAGGCCGGTGTTAAAGCCAAAGTCAAAACTGCTAATACCACTAATGATGTCCAACAAGTCACTGAAACTCTTGCCAACTCAACTGATGGAATTTATGTCCCAACTGATAATACTTTTGCCTCAGCATCTGCAATTGTGGGCAAAGTTGTAAAAGAAAAGAAAATCCCACTTGTTGCAGGGTCTGACGATCAAGTAAAAACTGGTGGACTAGCAACAATTGGAATCGATTATGAATCGCTAGGCGAACAAACTGGCAAGATGGCTGCAAGAATTTTAAAAGGCAAAGAAAAGCCAGCGGACATGGCGGTCGAGAAAGCCAATGATTTAAAATTAGTAGTTAATAAAGAAATGGCTAAAGCTTTAGGCATTGATCCAGCTAGCATTAAAGAGCCAAAATAA
- a CDS encoding NUDIX hydrolase, with protein sequence MSDYIKQIRKMVGHEPIILTFAAGILVNKQNEILLQKRSDFNQWGLPGGAMEYGENAEKTCQREFLEETGYQVKVDKLLGISTNQVQKYPNGDLSQSVVIFFVVTSDLKDRNHDISPETMDLCFFNMNKLPKIFNKQHYKAIQHFKDDKFSYFD encoded by the coding sequence ATGTCTGATTATATTAAACAGATTCGTAAAATGGTGGGACATGAACCAATCATCTTAACTTTTGCGGCCGGTATTTTAGTTAATAAGCAAAATGAAATACTTTTACAAAAGCGGAGTGATTTTAATCAGTGGGGTTTGCCTGGTGGTGCCATGGAATATGGGGAAAACGCAGAAAAAACATGCCAAAGGGAATTCTTGGAAGAAACTGGTTATCAGGTAAAAGTAGATAAATTATTAGGGATTTCGACGAATCAAGTACAAAAGTATCCCAATGGTGATTTGAGTCAATCAGTCGTTATATTTTTTGTAGTAACATCTGATTTAAAAGATCGCAATCATGACATAAGTCCTGAAACTATGGATTTATGCTTTTTTAATATGAATAAATTACCAAAAATTTTTAATAAGCAGCATTATAAAGCAATTCAGCATTTTAAAGACGACAAATTTTCTTATTTTGATTAA
- a CDS encoding ABC transporter ATP-binding protein has protein sequence MPQVLKISNLEQTFEKGTVNENHVLRGVDLELDAGDFVTIIGSNGAGKSTLLNSIAGTLPIKDGQIILNGEDVTKQSVTKRSKKISRVFQDPKMGTAVRLTVEENLALAMKRGQHRGFALGVKSHDRKFFKEQLAMLNLNLENRLETEVGLLSGGQRQAITLLMATLQRPDLILLDEHTAALDPKTSVTVMELTEKLISEQKLTAFMVTHNMEDAIRYGNRLIMLHQGKVAINLKGDEKKDLTVTKLMDLFQQQAGSQVEDDAMLLA, from the coding sequence ATGCCCCAAGTCTTAAAGATTAGTAATTTAGAGCAAACATTCGAAAAAGGAACAGTTAACGAAAATCACGTCCTTCGAGGCGTTGATCTCGAGTTAGATGCAGGAGATTTTGTAACAATTATCGGAAGCAACGGTGCTGGTAAATCTACTTTACTAAATAGTATTGCCGGAACTCTCCCAATAAAGGACGGTCAAATCATTCTAAACGGTGAAGATGTGACTAAACAATCGGTAACAAAGCGCTCAAAAAAAATCAGCCGAGTCTTTCAAGATCCTAAGATGGGGACGGCAGTTCGTTTAACCGTCGAAGAAAATTTAGCATTAGCAATGAAACGCGGACAACATCGAGGTTTTGCTTTGGGTGTTAAAAGCCACGATCGAAAATTCTTCAAAGAACAGCTCGCGATGCTTAATTTAAATCTTGAGAATCGTTTAGAAACAGAAGTCGGTCTTCTCTCCGGCGGTCAAAGACAAGCCATCACTTTATTAATGGCAACATTGCAGCGGCCTGATTTAATTTTACTTGATGAACATACCGCAGCTTTAGATCCAAAAACTTCGGTTACTGTAATGGAATTAACCGAAAAATTAATTAGTGAACAGAAACTAACTGCTTTTATGGTTACTCACAATATGGAAGATGCAATTCGATATGGCAATCGATTAATTATGCTTCATCAAGGTAAAGTTGCAATTAATCTCAAAGGAGATGAAAAGAAAGATTTAACAGTTACGAAACTAATGGATCTATTCCAACAACAAGCTGGCAGTCAGGTAGAAGACGACGCCATGCTTCTAGCATAA
- a CDS encoding energy-coupling factor transporter transmembrane component T family protein, whose protein sequence is MSKLLIGRYLPGNSIIHRLDPRGKIVFTILFIMVVFLANNLLSYGLLLLFTIGLIKAAKISFSFYLSGMKSFILLMLFVVVVQMFFTGGGTVYFHWGIIQLTSGGLISAFYMFLRLVININISTILTLTTSPLLIASSIESLLKPLSYLKVPTEVIGLMISIALRFIPTIADSTQKIINAQMSRGVDFNDPSLKKRVLNIIPLLVPLLDSNFKMAEDLSIAMEARGYVPNAKRTRYRIMHWHLNDTLAFAVLGILTILLWVIKN, encoded by the coding sequence TTGAGTAAATTATTAATTGGAAGGTATTTACCGGGAAATTCAATCATTCATCGTCTTGATCCTCGTGGAAAAATTGTCTTCACGATTCTTTTTATCATGGTCGTTTTTTTGGCTAATAATTTGCTAAGTTATGGATTACTGCTGTTATTTACGATTGGTTTAATAAAAGCTGCAAAGATCTCGTTTTCTTTCTATTTATCAGGGATGAAATCTTTCATTCTCCTAATGCTATTTGTGGTTGTTGTTCAAATGTTTTTTACCGGGGGAGGAACTGTTTATTTCCATTGGGGCATTATTCAACTTACAAGCGGTGGCTTAATCAGTGCGTTTTATATGTTTTTACGATTGGTGATTAATATTAATATTTCTACAATTTTAACGTTAACTACGTCTCCACTTTTGATTGCCAGTTCAATTGAGTCTTTGCTTAAACCATTAAGTTATCTAAAAGTTCCAACGGAAGTGATCGGCTTAATGATCTCAATTGCCTTAAGATTTATTCCGACGATTGCTGATTCAACGCAAAAAATCATTAATGCCCAGATGTCCAGAGGTGTTGACTTTAATGATCCAAGCTTAAAAAAGAGAGTGCTCAATATCATTCCACTGTTAGTTCCGCTTTTAGACAGCAATTTTAAAATGGCAGAAGATTTGTCAATTGCGATGGAAGCAAGAGGTTACGTGCCAAACGCTAAGAGAACACGTTATCGAATTATGCATTGGCATTTAAATGATACTTTAGCGTTTGCGGTTCTTGGAATTTTAACAATTTTATTATGGGTAATTAAAAACTAA